From Streptomyces sp. NBC_00683, one genomic window encodes:
- a CDS encoding helix-turn-helix domain-containing protein has product MPRLIQPLDTGDPLGPLPQEFAAIMRPELPSLIKEIGMEVTRAYPDYARLLNGPNGQTIRVGVEQSLSSFVDLVAEPSSSTTLRDDMCRRFGRFEAYEGRSMDTLQGAYRLGARIALRRAKKVGRSYNFSPTLMLSFADALFAYVDELESLSRQGYMEVQAQSDQQSEAMRRRLLHLILAGRPVPRTAISELCEQTGWALPEQVTLIAVRAPAGVDPADLARDVLADLGDPQPHLLVPGPMDDTRRQMLERALVGARAVIGLTVPTAFASDSIRWARRVVELIDSGVIDDTPLVPCEDHLITLWLLSDPALLDQLARRELAPVSGISSTRRERLVETLRIWLDTRGTAAQMGELLDVHPQTVRYRMRNLESIFGEQLTDPRSRFSTEAVLRALQLRSRGEETIA; this is encoded by the coding sequence ATGCCGAGACTCATACAGCCGTTGGACACCGGTGATCCGCTGGGGCCGCTCCCTCAGGAATTCGCCGCGATCATGCGCCCCGAACTCCCGAGTCTGATCAAAGAGATCGGCATGGAGGTCACCCGCGCCTATCCCGACTACGCGCGACTGCTGAACGGGCCCAACGGACAGACCATCCGGGTCGGCGTGGAACAGAGTCTGTCCTCGTTCGTCGACCTGGTCGCCGAGCCCTCCTCCTCGACAACACTCCGCGACGACATGTGCCGAAGATTCGGGCGGTTCGAAGCGTACGAGGGCCGCAGCATGGACACCCTTCAGGGCGCCTACCGGCTGGGCGCGCGGATCGCTCTGCGCCGGGCGAAGAAGGTGGGCCGGAGCTACAACTTCTCCCCGACCCTGATGCTCAGCTTCGCCGATGCGCTGTTCGCCTACGTCGATGAGCTCGAGTCGTTGTCCCGCCAGGGCTACATGGAAGTACAGGCCCAGTCCGACCAGCAGAGCGAAGCGATGCGCCGCCGGCTCCTGCACCTGATCCTGGCCGGCCGCCCGGTGCCACGTACCGCCATCTCCGAACTGTGCGAGCAGACCGGGTGGGCGCTGCCCGAGCAGGTGACACTGATCGCCGTACGCGCGCCCGCCGGCGTGGACCCGGCCGACCTCGCCCGTGACGTACTGGCCGATCTCGGGGACCCGCAGCCGCACTTATTGGTGCCGGGGCCGATGGACGACACGCGGCGGCAGATGCTCGAACGCGCGCTGGTCGGTGCGCGCGCCGTCATCGGGCTGACCGTGCCGACGGCTTTCGCGTCCGACTCGATCCGGTGGGCCCGCCGCGTCGTCGAGCTCATCGACTCGGGCGTCATCGACGACACACCCCTCGTCCCGTGCGAGGACCACCTCATCACCCTGTGGCTCCTGTCCGACCCGGCTCTCCTCGACCAGCTCGCCCGGCGCGAACTGGCGCCGGTCTCCGGGATCAGTTCCACCCGGCGCGAGCGGCTGGTGGAGACCCTGCGGATCTGGCTCGACACCCGGGGCACCGCGGCGCAGATGGGCGAGCTCCTGGACGTCCACCCCCAGACGGTCCGCTACCGCATGCGTAATCTGGAGTCCATCTTCGGCGAGCAGTTGACCGACCCCAGGAGCAGGTTCTCCACCGAAGCCGTGCTGCGGGCACTCCAGTTGCGCTCGCGAGGCGAGGAGACGATCGCCTGA
- a CDS encoding SCP2 sterol-binding domain-containing protein: MPDNTSGNLTDDLAGLDFAAVSPEEFARIVKGLSAKQLGEVMHGELRTRVLSEVFGRMRQQFRPEAAGQLKALIRWKITGETDEVYETSIADGRCTVSGGRSDGEPRTTLVLGDAEFLRLVSGNANPVTMFMTRKLKIAGDVGLASGLTRYFDIPKA; encoded by the coding sequence GTGCCCGACAACACCAGCGGCAACCTCACCGACGACCTGGCCGGGCTCGACTTCGCAGCTGTCTCCCCCGAGGAGTTCGCGCGGATCGTCAAGGGCCTGTCCGCCAAGCAGCTCGGCGAGGTCATGCACGGAGAACTGCGCACCCGTGTACTGAGCGAGGTCTTCGGCCGGATGCGGCAGCAGTTCCGGCCCGAGGCGGCCGGTCAGCTCAAGGCCTTGATCCGCTGGAAGATCACCGGCGAGACCGACGAGGTCTACGAGACCTCCATAGCCGACGGCCGGTGCACCGTGAGCGGGGGCCGCTCCGACGGTGAGCCCCGTACGACGCTGGTGCTGGGCGATGCGGAGTTCCTCAGGCTCGTCTCCGGCAACGCCAACCCCGTGACGATGTTCATGACGCGCAAGCTGAAGATCGCCGGTGATGTCGGCCTGGCTTCGGGACTCACCCGCTACTTCGACATCCCGAAGGCCTGA
- a CDS encoding acyl-CoA dehydrogenase family protein produces MSYFSLALTEEQQDLRNWVHGFAAQVVRPAAAEWDAREETPWPVIQEAARIGLYGFESLADMYGDPSGLSLQIANEELFWGDAGIGMALFGTSLAVAGIFASGTPDQLAEWVPQCFGDEDDPKVAAFCVSEPQAGSDVSAMATKARYDEARDEWVLSGQKAWITNGGIAEVHVVVASVDPSLGARGQAAFIVPPGTAGLEAGRTVKKLGLRASHTADVFLDDVRVPGHCLLGGKEKLDTRLARAREGGNAKGQAAMATFEVSRPTVGAQALGIARAAYEYALEYAGRREAFGRPIIENQSIAFALADIRTEIESVRLLIWQAAWMARNDRTFDAGQGSMSKLRAGELAVSATEKAVQILGGAGYSREHPVERMYRDAKIYTIFEGTSEIQRLVIARAISGRHIR; encoded by the coding sequence ATGAGCTACTTCTCGCTCGCCCTCACCGAGGAACAGCAGGATCTGCGCAACTGGGTACACGGCTTCGCCGCCCAGGTGGTGCGCCCGGCGGCGGCAGAATGGGACGCCCGGGAGGAGACCCCGTGGCCCGTCATCCAGGAAGCGGCCCGGATCGGTCTGTACGGGTTCGAGTCGCTGGCCGACATGTACGGGGACCCCAGCGGCCTCTCCCTCCAGATCGCCAACGAGGAGCTGTTCTGGGGCGACGCCGGGATCGGCATGGCGCTCTTCGGCACCTCGCTCGCGGTCGCCGGGATCTTCGCCTCCGGCACTCCTGACCAGCTCGCCGAGTGGGTCCCGCAGTGTTTCGGCGACGAGGACGACCCGAAGGTCGCGGCCTTCTGCGTCTCCGAGCCGCAGGCCGGATCGGACGTCTCCGCGATGGCCACGAAGGCCCGTTACGACGAGGCCAGGGACGAGTGGGTCCTCTCCGGCCAGAAGGCGTGGATCACCAACGGCGGGATCGCCGAGGTCCATGTGGTCGTCGCCTCGGTCGACCCCTCGCTCGGAGCCCGCGGACAGGCGGCGTTCATCGTGCCGCCCGGCACCGCGGGCCTGGAGGCGGGCCGCACCGTCAAGAAGCTCGGCCTGCGCGCCTCGCACACCGCGGACGTCTTCCTCGACGACGTCCGCGTACCGGGCCACTGTCTGCTGGGCGGCAAGGAGAAGCTCGACACCCGGCTCGCCCGCGCCCGCGAGGGCGGCAACGCCAAGGGGCAGGCGGCGATGGCGACCTTCGAGGTCAGCCGCCCCACCGTGGGCGCCCAGGCGCTGGGCATCGCGCGGGCGGCGTACGAGTACGCGCTTGAGTACGCGGGACGGCGCGAGGCGTTCGGCCGGCCGATCATCGAGAACCAGTCGATCGCTTTCGCGCTCGCCGACATCCGTACCGAGATCGAGTCCGTACGTCTGCTGATCTGGCAGGCCGCCTGGATGGCCCGCAACGACCGGACCTTCGATGCGGGCCAGGGCTCCATGTCGAAGCTGCGCGCGGGTGAACTCGCCGTCTCCGCGACGGAGAAGGCCGTCCAGATCCTCGGCGGCGCCGGGTACAGCAGGGAGCACCCCGTGGAGCGGATGTACCGCGATGCCAAGATCTACACGATCTTCGAGGGGACCAGCGAGATCCAGCGCCTGGTCATCGCACGGGCCATCTCCGGGCGCCACATCCGCTGA
- a CDS encoding cytochrome P450 gives MSQALPLPDILSPAFAADPYGAYRTMRESAPLLRHEATDSYLVSRYEDVERVFKDKAQEFTTENYDWQLEPVHGRTILQLSGREHAVRRALVAPAFRGADLQEKFLPVIERNARELIDAFRGSGETDLVESFATRFPVLVIADMLGLDRTDHERFHGWYTTVIAFLGNLAGDPDVAAAGERTRQEFAAYMIPVIQERRQAPGDDLLSALCAAEVDGVRMSDEDIKAFCSLLLAAGGETTDKAIASIFANLLAHPEQLAAVRADRSLIDRAFAETLRYTPPVHMIMRQTAHEVELTGGTVPAGATVTCLIGSANRDADRYREPDRFDIFRTDLTSTTAFSAAADHLAFALGRHFCVGALLARAEVETGVNQLLDAMPDLRLADGFVPAEQGVFTRGPGSLPVRFTPVGD, from the coding sequence GTGTCCCAAGCGTTGCCACTGCCCGATATTCTCTCTCCCGCCTTCGCCGCCGACCCCTACGGGGCCTACCGCACGATGCGCGAGAGTGCTCCGCTGCTCCGGCACGAGGCCACCGACAGTTACCTCGTCTCCCGGTACGAGGACGTCGAGCGGGTCTTCAAGGACAAGGCCCAGGAGTTCACCACCGAGAACTACGACTGGCAGCTCGAACCCGTCCACGGCCGGACGATCCTCCAGCTCAGCGGCCGGGAGCACGCTGTCCGCCGGGCACTGGTCGCCCCCGCCTTCCGCGGTGCGGACCTCCAGGAGAAGTTCCTGCCCGTCATCGAGCGCAACGCCCGCGAGCTGATCGACGCGTTCCGGGGCAGCGGCGAGACCGATCTCGTGGAGTCCTTCGCCACGCGCTTCCCGGTCCTGGTGATCGCCGACATGCTCGGCCTGGACAGGACCGATCACGAACGCTTCCACGGCTGGTACACCACCGTCATCGCCTTCCTCGGCAATCTCGCGGGCGACCCCGACGTCGCGGCGGCCGGCGAGCGGACCCGCCAGGAGTTCGCCGCCTACATGATCCCGGTCATCCAGGAGCGCAGGCAGGCACCCGGCGACGACCTGCTCTCCGCGCTCTGCGCCGCCGAGGTCGACGGCGTCCGGATGAGCGACGAGGACATCAAGGCCTTCTGCAGCCTGCTCCTCGCGGCGGGCGGGGAGACCACCGACAAGGCCATCGCCTCGATCTTCGCCAATCTGCTGGCCCACCCCGAGCAGCTCGCCGCGGTCCGCGCGGACCGCTCACTCATCGACCGGGCCTTCGCCGAGACCCTGCGCTACACCCCGCCGGTCCACATGATCATGCGGCAGACGGCGCACGAGGTGGAGCTGACCGGCGGCACCGTTCCCGCAGGAGCCACCGTCACCTGCCTGATCGGCTCGGCCAACCGTGACGCGGACCGCTACCGCGAACCGGACCGCTTCGACATCTTCCGCACCGACCTGACCAGCACCACCGCGTTCTCCGCCGCGGCCGACCACCTCGCTTTCGCACTCGGCCGGCACTTCTGCGTGGGCGCGCTGCTGGCCAGGGCGGAGGTGGAGACCGGGGTGAACCAGTTGCTCGACGCGATGCCGGACCTCCGGCTCGCCGACGGCTTCGTACCGGCCGAGCAGGGAGTGTTCACCAGGGGCCCGGGATCGCTCCCGGTGCGCTTCACCCCGGTCGGTGACTGA
- a CDS encoding MDR family MFS transporter: MTTASETAPAVQSAAAPPVLDPRRRNIVFATIVLGILLAALDQTIVGTALPTIVSDLGGAAHMSWVVTAYLLAETVATVLVGKFGDMFGRKLIFQISAIIFITGSFLCGLASNMLLLIIWRGLQGIGAGGLMVTSMALIADVIPLRDRGKYQGAIGAVFGVATVVGPLLGGLFTDHLTWRWAFYVNVPIAIVVVIAAARNIPAVRAAGRPVIDYLGITLVAVGASALILATSWGGNEYAWGSPVIIGLFVCGLVALALFCVVEVRAKEPMLPMRLFRNPVFTVCSILSFIVGFAMLGAMIFLPTYLQYVDGDSATLSGVRTLPMVIGLLVASIFSGNVVSKTGHYRIFPIVGSLVMAVGLFLLSRMGPDSGVWLESLYMLVLGVGIGLSMQVLTIAVQNTVDYSDLGTATSGVTFFRTLGSSFGTAVFGTIYANALTPNLTEGITEAAQAGGDPEVLARAAESPQALHALPAEQSAPLAQAYADTLHTVFLWTVPVALIGFVVSLFLKQVKLRDSARANSTDMGDGFAQPSTGDSAKVLEFAVARILHEAGPDTARRIVADSDTRLDMAGAWAVMQVDLFTRMVGHAGLRLMATRHRIPPEVLVPVFDRMIEEGYLTGDGHLFTHTAAGRREAATISDAWGRWLNERLAEDGARPDDGQLRAAVDVIAKRLLAEDLAQELAPKQRAVAPV; encoded by the coding sequence GTGACCACTGCCAGCGAGACCGCCCCCGCCGTGCAGAGTGCCGCCGCTCCGCCCGTCCTCGATCCGCGCCGCAGGAACATCGTCTTCGCGACGATCGTGCTCGGGATCCTGCTGGCGGCCCTGGACCAGACGATCGTGGGCACGGCTCTGCCCACCATCGTCTCGGACCTCGGCGGCGCGGCGCACATGTCGTGGGTCGTCACCGCGTATCTGCTGGCGGAGACCGTGGCGACCGTCCTGGTCGGCAAGTTCGGTGACATGTTCGGCCGGAAACTGATCTTCCAGATCTCGGCGATCATCTTCATCACCGGCTCGTTCCTCTGCGGCCTGGCGTCGAACATGCTGCTGCTGATCATCTGGCGCGGTCTGCAGGGGATCGGCGCCGGCGGTCTCATGGTCACGTCGATGGCGCTGATCGCCGATGTCATCCCGCTGCGCGACCGGGGCAAGTACCAGGGGGCGATCGGAGCGGTCTTCGGTGTGGCCACGGTCGTCGGACCGCTGCTGGGCGGGCTGTTCACCGACCATCTGACCTGGCGCTGGGCGTTCTACGTCAATGTGCCGATCGCGATCGTGGTCGTCATCGCCGCCGCCCGCAACATCCCGGCGGTGAGGGCGGCCGGACGGCCTGTCATCGACTACCTGGGCATCACCCTGGTCGCGGTCGGCGCCAGCGCGCTGATCCTGGCGACGAGCTGGGGCGGCAACGAGTACGCCTGGGGTTCCCCGGTCATCATCGGCCTGTTCGTCTGCGGTCTCGTCGCGCTGGCCCTGTTCTGTGTGGTGGAGGTGCGGGCGAAGGAGCCGATGCTGCCGATGCGGCTGTTCCGGAACCCGGTGTTCACGGTCTGCTCCATCCTGAGCTTCATCGTGGGCTTCGCGATGCTCGGCGCGATGATCTTCCTGCCGACGTATCTGCAGTACGTGGACGGGGACTCGGCCACGCTGTCCGGGGTACGGACCCTGCCCATGGTGATCGGGCTGCTCGTGGCCTCGATCTTCAGCGGCAACGTGGTCAGCAAGACCGGCCACTACCGGATCTTTCCCATCGTCGGTTCGCTCGTCATGGCGGTCGGTCTCTTCCTGCTCTCCCGCATGGGCCCGGACAGCGGGGTCTGGCTGGAGTCCCTGTACATGCTGGTGCTGGGCGTGGGCATCGGCCTGTCGATGCAGGTGCTGACGATCGCCGTGCAGAACACCGTCGACTACTCGGACCTGGGCACGGCGACCTCCGGCGTCACCTTCTTCCGCACCCTCGGCAGCTCGTTCGGTACGGCGGTGTTCGGCACGATCTACGCCAACGCGCTCACGCCGAACCTGACGGAGGGGATCACGGAGGCCGCGCAGGCCGGCGGGGACCCCGAGGTACTGGCGCGGGCGGCCGAGAGCCCCCAGGCCCTGCACGCGCTGCCCGCCGAACAGTCTGCTCCGCTGGCACAGGCGTACGCGGACACGCTGCACACGGTCTTCCTGTGGACGGTCCCGGTCGCCCTCATCGGATTCGTCGTATCGCTCTTCCTGAAGCAGGTGAAACTGCGCGACAGTGCGCGGGCGAACTCGACCGACATGGGCGACGGCTTCGCCCAGCCGAGCACCGGGGACTCGGCGAAGGTGCTCGAGTTCGCCGTGGCCAGGATCCTGCACGAGGCAGGTCCGGACACGGCCCGGCGGATCGTCGCCGACTCCGACACACGCCTCGACATGGCGGGGGCCTGGGCGGTGATGCAGGTCGACCTCTTCACCCGGATGGTCGGCCATGCCGGCCTCCGTCTGATGGCGACCCGGCACCGGATCCCACCCGAGGTGCTGGTGCCTGTCTTCGACCGGATGATCGAGGAGGGCTACCTGACCGGGGACGGCCACCTCTTCACCCACACGGCGGCAGGCCGGCGGGAGGCCGCCACCATCTCCGACGCCTGGGGGCGCTGGCTCAACGAACGCCTGGCCGAGGACGGTGCACGGCCCGACGACGGGCAGCTGCGGGCGGCGGTCGATGTGATCGCCAAGCGGCTGCTGGCGGAGGACCTGGCGCAGGAGCTGGCACCGAAACAGCGGGCGGTGGCCCCGGTCTGA
- a CDS encoding GNAT family N-acetyltransferase yields MSENTTDPDDERARCWRGRNLAFTPLEIDDAELIQHWRSDPAAAHETGAWPTSLYGLRERIERNLDDDSRDDFLVLLPDGTPIGLIALHDQQPADSTAEAYLMLAPEHRAKGHGVAALDALTDLAFGELPMHRVEAFTHTDNTRALSVLTAAGFVHEGVRRSACLHRGRRHDLAALALLRPEWEARDRPRSWEL; encoded by the coding sequence ATGAGCGAGAACACGACGGACCCGGACGACGAACGAGCACGCTGCTGGCGCGGCCGGAACCTCGCGTTCACCCCGCTGGAGATCGACGACGCCGAACTGATCCAGCACTGGCGCTCCGACCCGGCGGCCGCCCATGAGACGGGTGCCTGGCCCACTTCGCTGTACGGGCTCCGCGAGCGCATCGAGCGCAACCTCGACGACGACTCACGTGACGACTTCCTGGTTCTCCTCCCGGACGGCACCCCCATCGGCCTCATAGCCCTGCACGACCAGCAGCCGGCCGACAGCACCGCCGAGGCCTATCTGATGCTGGCCCCCGAGCACCGGGCCAAGGGCCACGGCGTGGCCGCCCTCGACGCGCTCACCGACCTGGCCTTCGGCGAACTGCCGATGCACCGGGTCGAGGCGTTCACCCACACCGACAACACCAGGGCCCTCTCCGTGCTCACCGCAGCGGGATTCGTCCATGAGGGCGTACGCCGCTCGGCCTGCCTGCACCGCGGCCGCCGCCACGACCTGGCGGCCCTCGCGCTGCTCCGCCCCGAGTGGGAGGCCCGCGACCGCCCCCGGTCCTGGGAACTCTGA
- a CDS encoding YchJ family protein, which produces MSRRPSRPRRTVAPGAGAPEITPASPCPCGLRSTYGDCCGRLHAGTAKARSCEELMRSRYTAFVVRDAAYLLRTWHPDTRPPAVDFDPAMRWVGLDILDTAEGSAFHSTGTVTFRAHYTYDGSPDSLHEQSRFVRHEGLWVYSAAVFID; this is translated from the coding sequence ATGTCACGACGCCCCTCACGCCCGCGCCGAACGGTCGCCCCCGGAGCCGGTGCCCCGGAGATCACCCCCGCGTCCCCGTGCCCGTGCGGCCTGCGGTCCACCTACGGGGACTGCTGCGGCCGCCTGCACGCAGGCACGGCCAAGGCCCGGTCCTGCGAGGAGCTGATGCGCAGCCGGTACACGGCGTTCGTCGTCCGGGACGCCGCGTACCTGCTGCGCACCTGGCACCCAGACACCCGTCCGCCCGCCGTCGACTTCGACCCGGCGATGCGCTGGGTGGGCCTGGACATCCTGGACACGGCCGAAGGCAGCGCCTTCCACTCCACGGGCACGGTCACCTTCCGCGCCCACTACACGTACGACGGCAGTCCCGACTCGCTCCACGAGCAGAGCCGCTTCGTCCGCCACGAGGGGCTGTGGGTCTACTCCGCGGCGGTCTTCATCGACTGA
- a CDS encoding SAM-dependent methyltransferase, with protein sequence MTGIDHPAVEIDTSKPHPARMYDWFLGGKDNYPVDEQMAKQLLALDSRGRDMARVNRAFMHRATRWLAENGVHQFLDIGSGIPTEPNLHQIAQQTVPAARVVYCDNDPIVLAHAAALLRSTPEGATEYIQADARRPESILEEAGKVLDFTEPIALSLLALLHFLDDEDGAAELVDRLVEQLPSGSYLVLSQTTGDFNPEGAAQARAMYKARGMTLRPRSRAELTEFFHGLEFVEPGVSLSADWHPELGEVIDVPGDEPIPGYAGVARKP encoded by the coding sequence ATGACCGGGATCGACCACCCAGCCGTCGAGATCGACACCAGCAAACCGCATCCCGCGCGAATGTACGACTGGTTCCTCGGCGGCAAGGACAACTACCCGGTCGACGAACAGATGGCCAAGCAGCTGCTCGCTCTGGACTCCCGCGGCCGCGACATGGCCCGGGTCAACCGGGCCTTCATGCACCGCGCCACCCGCTGGCTCGCCGAGAACGGCGTACACCAGTTCCTCGACATCGGTTCGGGCATACCCACCGAGCCGAACCTCCACCAGATCGCCCAGCAGACCGTCCCGGCCGCGCGCGTCGTCTACTGCGACAACGACCCGATCGTGCTCGCGCACGCGGCGGCCCTGCTGCGCTCCACCCCCGAGGGCGCCACCGAATACATCCAGGCCGACGCCCGCCGGCCCGAGTCCATCCTGGAAGAGGCCGGCAAGGTCCTCGACTTCACCGAGCCGATCGCCCTGTCGCTGCTCGCGCTGCTCCACTTCCTGGACGACGAGGACGGCGCCGCCGAACTCGTCGACCGGCTGGTGGAACAGCTCCCCTCCGGCAGCTACCTGGTGCTCTCGCAGACCACGGGCGACTTCAACCCGGAGGGCGCCGCCCAGGCCCGTGCCATGTACAAGGCGCGCGGCATGACCCTGCGGCCCCGCTCGCGCGCCGAACTCACCGAGTTCTTCCACGGGCTCGAGTTCGTCGAGCCCGGCGTCTCGCTCTCCGCCGACTGGCATCCGGAACTCGGCGAGGTCATCGACGTCCCGGGCGACGAGCCGATCCCCGGCTACGCGGGCGTGGCGCGCAAGCCCTGA
- a CDS encoding DUF397 domain-containing protein: protein MNHIYNGMPAADLGSEGWYKPWSGGNGGNCIEAMKLADGRVAVRQSSDPDGPALIYSNGEIAAFIQGAKAGQADFLLT from the coding sequence ATGAACCACATATACAACGGCATGCCGGCCGCCGATCTCGGCTCCGAAGGCTGGTACAAGCCGTGGAGCGGTGGTAACGGGGGCAACTGCATCGAGGCCATGAAGCTGGCCGACGGCAGGGTCGCGGTCCGCCAGTCCTCGGATCCCGACGGCCCCGCCCTCATCTACTCCAACGGCGAGATCGCCGCCTTCATCCAGGGGGCCAAGGCGGGTCAGGCCGACTTCCTTCTCACCTGA
- a CDS encoding helix-turn-helix domain-containing protein yields the protein MSEPRSAPTVGQVVLGKRLQDLRERVGLSRDQAAKVLRVAPGTIRRMETAEVGLKIPYIQLLLKAYGIADDETDAFVELAEEANKPGWWQRFHDVLPDWFSMYVSLEGAASLLRTYEPHFVPGLLQTEDYARSVMRTGAVGQTRPEDIERHVALRMERQSLLTREDAPKLWVVMDETVLRRPVGSPDVMRGQIDRLLEATALPNVTLQIAEFATGHHPGTYGPFVLFRFAVPELPDMVYSEYLTGAVYFDARPEVASYLEVMDRMAAQAATAQRTKEILRDFRKEL from the coding sequence GTGAGCGAACCGCGGTCCGCCCCGACCGTGGGTCAGGTCGTTCTCGGCAAGCGTCTGCAGGATCTGCGGGAGCGAGTCGGTCTGAGCCGCGACCAGGCAGCGAAGGTGCTTCGTGTCGCTCCCGGGACGATACGCAGGATGGAGACGGCCGAGGTCGGGCTGAAGATCCCCTACATCCAGCTCCTCCTGAAGGCCTACGGGATCGCGGACGACGAGACGGACGCCTTCGTCGAGCTCGCGGAGGAGGCCAACAAACCGGGCTGGTGGCAGCGCTTCCACGATGTGCTGCCCGACTGGTTCAGCATGTACGTCAGCCTGGAGGGCGCCGCGAGCCTCCTGCGCACCTACGAGCCGCACTTCGTTCCCGGTCTGCTCCAGACCGAGGACTACGCGCGCTCCGTGATGCGTACCGGGGCGGTCGGCCAGACCAGGCCCGAGGACATCGAGCGCCATGTGGCGCTGCGGATGGAGCGGCAGTCGCTGCTCACCAGGGAGGACGCGCCGAAGCTGTGGGTGGTCATGGACGAGACCGTCCTGCGCCGTCCCGTCGGCAGTCCCGACGTCATGCGCGGCCAGATCGACCGGCTGCTCGAGGCGACGGCCCTGCCCAACGTGACCCTGCAGATAGCGGAGTTCGCGACCGGCCACCACCCGGGCACCTACGGGCCGTTCGTCCTCTTCCGCTTCGCCGTCCCCGAACTGCCCGACATGGTGTACAGCGAGTACCTGACCGGCGCCGTCTACTTCGACGCGCGTCCCGAGGTGGCTTCCTACCTCGAGGTCATGGACCGCATGGCGGCTCAGGCCGCAACTGCACAACGCACGAAGGAAATCCTCAGGGACTTCCGCAAGGAGCTGTGA
- a CDS encoding ATP-binding protein — MAPGSALIPRLVDLSPGTEALRYCFALSAHPESVAGARQLTRARLAEWRLSGDAYDAAVLIVSELVTNAVVHTASARVVCELRCSDGRLRISVQDQGHQPGGPRLSLQADDEHGRGLLLVDSMSAAWGSYDTGNASGRIVWAELPHSSEQPC; from the coding sequence GTGGCACCTGGCAGTGCGCTCATCCCCCGGCTCGTGGACCTCAGCCCCGGGACGGAAGCGCTCCGTTACTGCTTCGCGCTGTCGGCGCACCCCGAATCGGTGGCGGGTGCGCGGCAGCTGACACGGGCCCGGCTCGCCGAGTGGCGGCTGAGCGGTGACGCCTACGACGCGGCGGTCCTGATCGTCTCCGAGCTGGTCACCAACGCGGTGGTGCACACCGCCAGCGCGCGCGTCGTCTGCGAGCTCCGCTGCTCCGACGGCCGGTTGCGCATATCCGTGCAGGACCAGGGACACCAGCCCGGCGGACCACGGCTGTCCCTGCAGGCCGACGACGAGCACGGACGAGGACTGCTGCTCGTCGATTCCATGAGCGCCGCCTGGGGTTCGTACGACACGGGGAACGCATCGGGCCGCATCGTCTGGGCGGAACTGCCGCACAGCTCGGAGCAGCCATGCTGA